cgtataattgacagaagcagctcgattcgggcaaccgatgtcactttgacgttagaaatatcgtaaatagatcataatgggatcacagcggaatcgaaataaacgttaattttgacatgtcgtttagtttatcgatcttttaaaaatctttccaagatcttaaacgcgtctaaatcattcttcgaatcgggccgctactTTGTTTATTAATAAGATATTACATGTGAACCAGATACTATCAGTAAGGGgtcgtccataaattacgtcataagaatttcatgattttttgacccctcccttCCTCCTTGTCACACCTAGTCTTATTTGGCAACCCCCTTCCTCTCCCCCTGGGTGAGGTCACATATTTGTAgacaaattttgtacttttaatCTCTTATATTCCACGGGGATTAAAGGAAGTTGGCATTTGGGAAAGTGCCCTACAATCTTCATCATCTTGAAGAATGCCGGAGATCTTTTCCAAGTGGAGAGttttctaatttaaaaacaattccATCGGCAAATTATATCGCGTTTATGGAAGGgcttccacggaagaccagcgtcaaggTATGCAAAAGGTACCTTGACACCAAGCTGACTGGaaaccttttcagtgacgtttTAACCCATTTTATGACAGGTTATTGTTAATGTTTTGTTGTTCAAGCGTTCgaataaattttattctattctattctatattagTCGGATCTCATTCCTACCActttatacgagtatgtaccaCTGAGTAGTTATATGTAACACTACTGTTTTAAGGTTACATTCGGCTACTGCAGCTGTGTAGCTGTTACGGCGTAAAGTGACGTTGCGAACTGGATTGTTGTAGTGGCATTATTTCTGCGGCGTTGTCGCGGGCGCTCTCGCTGTCCATGTCCTTGACAAAATGAGTGACACGCGTTCAAACCGACAACGCCGCTATTAATGTCGTCGACATTCGAACGTCACCTTTAATGCTGTAGCATTGACGCGAGCGATGTCACCGTCATTGCCTTGATaaaagaaattttatttttaccgaAATAAGCAGcgcgaattttttttaaaaataataattcatactACAGCCGCTAGTTTTCTACGATAAATAGTGTTGGAGCTTAGATTAATACAATACATACCTAGTGTATTTAATCTGCATTAGGGTTTCTCATTtctcgaccttttttatttccCGGAGCACGAGAATTCTCGACCACTATTTCCCGGGAATTCCCGGGTTGTCGAGAAATAcggtaatttttaaaaatatgtgtgaTTTGACAATAAAACTTCGCTTTTTATGCAATATTCAACAACATTTATTAATCAACaacgtttatttttaatgtcatgTGACTATAACTatagaaaactttaataaaGCGAAATAAACTCTAGCGAGATCttttaatcattatttctaCAAACAATTAGAACTAAATAGTCTTTTTCTTtggaataaacaaataaaatatcttcTAAAAACAATGTCATCATGTCACCACAATAAAACTTAGTACCttacatactaaataatttactttagtCTCTGTCTGTACTCCAAAATTTTAAGTATGTAACATAAAATGACAGTTTTTCaattaggtataaaaaataacaatcagaCTAGCTTAATAATTACGACTTTACCTTATACCTTACCTTTACTTTATACCTTAGTTTAGTCTTTGTATCAACTTTtcaatatttgttataaatggACAGTCTTTTCGTTACTACGTACGTGAACATAAGaacctaataaataattaataatcttaGACTAATTACAATCACAATTTAAAGCGGAAACTGCTTCAAAATCAAAAGCTAGCCCACTATGTCTTGTTATTAAGGAAATAAGCCTTTAAAAATACGAGGGCATTTATAGCATCATCTGACAATCGGTTTCGTATTTTCGTCACAAAGTTTCCAGACAAGGAGAAAACCCGTTCATTTTCTGTCGACGTAGGCTTTACTGACATAACAGCTTTATACAAGTTTTCCAGATTTGGTGTTCTTTTGCCAGTTGATTCATATAACTGAAACTCTTTTTTAATCAAGCCTCTTGTTAAaactttattatgtttttaaattttttgactgAATTTCTCGATTACTCGATTTCTCGACCACTTTTTTCTCGTCTCGAGTAAGGCAAAATTTCCCGGGAATTCTCGGTTCGAGAACTCTCGAAGAGAAACTCTAAtctgcatttattttatttcattatttaattaacctttattgcaaaatacaaaaaagtacaaatagcggacttaatgccttaaggcaccattgggccaaacagaaaattacaattggtgcggaatcgaaaatcagtacagagagataaaagtcactatctaaactagagatgcaacgaatattcggccactattcggtattcggcctacACACACCACAATTTCACTTATCGGCCGATTAGTGGCatagtattcggccgaataccgaatagtacgttaGCAAGTAAACGAGGggtaaaaaagtaacaaactacaagtaatcaattattaatatcataatCTTTCAGACAAACTTTATATTCAAAGATTACTACAAAAACTTGtgaaaaataacacaaaatgttttttttttcacactcATTCAAAAACTAACGCACCGTAATGTCCGCAATTCAATACGCACTGCGTGCAGAATAAGCGTAAGGCTAGGTTCAGATGACAAGCGCTCAACGCGCGTTTTGATAACGCGCGTTTAcaactacatatattttattcaggtcgTACACATGCTAACGCGCGATATAATAACGTTAGCATGTGTAcgacctgaataaaatatatgtagttgTAAACGCGCGTTATCAAAACGCGCGTTGAGCGCTTGTCATCTGAACCTAGCCTaatttctatcaaagactgCCAACAGCGAGAAacaagttgcaacttgcacagGGCACGCATGCGCCCGTTCGAATTTCcttcattttaggtaaaaaggtcggatattcggtattcggtattcggcccagccactattcgttgcatctctaatctAAACACTACTATTATCAATAAACATGCATAAATACTCGTACATAGCACAATTTCAATGAATTCCGGTTAAAATGATTGCACAGGAACGACGAAATCATACATATTCTAATTCCGTACTTAAAGTAGAAATGTTGatgttaaaatgaaataaaaagtgTACCTACACTGTGTACTTAGTTTAAGCCATTTCCAATCTAACAAAACACTGTCTTATGTAGGATGTCAATGGTGGCTACGACTAGATATTTCATACCGCGTTGACATAACTACTTGACATGCTTACGAACCTATCTAGGCATTCAATTCAAAACATATTATTCTGTGCTAATCGAAAACATACGTTTTATTTCGTTAACTCTTATAATTTTTTGATCTGGCTACCTATATATTTTAGGTACATTTAATAAAGTattcaaacaaattatttataagGAAGTTTGGGAGGGTCGCGTTTCCGCGTACCGCAAACttcgaaaatcgaaattattttatctccATCTCAATAACTCCAATAATGCCATGTTTGGAGATAGACGATCTTCGCGTTTATATATGAGTTTATGTTTGCGGTAGCTCCGCAGCTACGTTCCTTTGACTTTCTTacaacaaaaattatatttgcGAATAataatgtttcttgaaaaccatGTTTTCATCCTAGTGAAATTAGTACgcgtattaacatttttttgcatAATATGGTTCTACCTATTACGATAAGCTATGGAAGccattaaaatatgtataggtatacagtgtaaaaatagtaaatatttatggAGTGTATAATTATTGAATGATGTTTCTATTTTGAACACAACCTCTATATTTCAATATCACTGTTAGAGCAGTTAAATTTTACATTGAAAAAGCAAAGCGTGATGAAAAGTTAGTTGCATTTTTGGTGTGTTATTTGTACCCCTTAGAGGAGTGTGAAACTACGAGGCTAAATTCGAACGCaaactgacatcagaatgatatcggAATgttgtcatttagttatcgtgcgtgtTGCTTACGCCAATATACGTACGGACAActacgagcgaaatgcaagaTAACTAAATTAGGTACATCATGGGGAtgtcattttaattttacgtttgaattggcctgtacGTTTCgcaaggaaaaaataaaaagtagtgcTCTCTGCGTAGTTTGTGAAAAACTGCAAAAATTATAGACGGAAATTTCTTCGCATTTTGCAGTTTTGTttgataatataattttattaaatgcttaaTTCTCGAATAATTTCAGCCCAATTACAGCGCCGTATGTTAAGTTCCAAAAAAGTCATACAACATTAAAtaaccaaatatttatttaggcgTAAAATTGTGTGCAGTCCTGATGTTACTTATCATAAAAAaccgcccaccgagggttccttgGGTTCCGTCCGTCCGACTgtccgtttgtcaccaggctgtatctcatgaaccgtgatagttagacagttgaaattttcactgacgatgtatttctgttgcccctataacaaaaaatactaaaaaacagaataaaataaatatttaaggaggcTTCCacacaacaaacgtgatttttttgctcgtttttatagataatggtacggaacccttcgtgcgcgggtccaactcgcacttagccggttttttttattttaaaaagagtACCGACCCACTTCTCAGCTGCTAGAGGATGATCATGGGAAGCTTATCATAGATGATAAAAGGCACGTGGCGTAACTACTTTCAGTTGCTTAACTGCCCTGAACTGGATGAGACGATCTCCCGCACCACAAATGATAACCATATGGAAACCGATCTAATGTCTTTCGATGAGGTTCAACAAGCTATTGTAAGGTTTAACAATAATAAAGTCAGGAATTGAGGGTATACCATCGGAGGTGTGGCAATACCGCCTCAAAAACCGCCAACAAAGAGTCGAAATAGATTTTGACAATGACAATACCAAAACATTATCTAAAATCCGATCATCTACAATGAATAATACAAAGACATATGCCGAAAAATTTTCAAAACCCTGAAAATCATGACGTCAGTGGCTCAATACATATTTGAAACTATTATGTTTGTCGAAAGAGTATACACATGTTTCGAAAGAAAGAAGCATTTGAGCGCCCTAATTGTTATCCAAACGACCTCTGTTTAAGCCCCCACAAACTCgctatgtcaaaaaaaaatgccaGGTCGTAAACTGTATAACAAATTACCCGTACAtctcaaaaacaaaaacaagatTGACAGTGTTTCGTGCTAAAGTAAAATACCCATTATTAAACCACTAACCAGACTTTGGATAACATCAATGAATTTAATGAAGtgtaaatgttacaaattatgacatgcatgtactttattttaaaaatgtctGACTAGTCGCGCTTGCGAGTAGTATAGATATTATGTAcatgatgtatattttaaatgtacttattaccatgtgtgatgaataaattattatatatttatccaTCTAAACACAACTTGCTCCATCCCACAAGGTAGTAATGTATATTAAGAACTTGCCAAAATGATTTCACACTATTCATATTAAATCACTACTACATGCAGATGACACCTCTATCATATTTCCGAGCCCACATAGGGTTGAAGTTACGTACATCTTAGACACCATTTAATACAATCATACCTTGACTTGACGAACACGATCTAAATATAAATCTACAGAAATCGAACTTAATTCAATTTAGACTCCACCACAGATCccctttacaaattatttatttataccagaCCCAAAATCTAGAACTTCCCAGCACTTGCTCACTACTAGGCTTAAACATCGATGAAAGCCTCAACTGGAAAGCCCATATTGCTAAGATTTCAGTAAATTTTCTAGATTTGCTTATGCACTCaagcaaaatattaataaacacaaatttaACAACCGCTGTATGTGCTTATCATTTATTGTATTgcttatcatcatcatcatcatgctTTTGCAAATGCATATGATATAATCATATAATTTTGTGGGGCAATAGTGTAAATGCTGAAGTCATATTTTTACTGCAGAAGAAATGCATAAGAGTCCTTGCCAACAAGAAACGAATAGAGTTGCAGACCATACTTTACGAAACTAAATACTCACCCTCTCATCAACCACATCCATATTGGAGACCTGTAATTTTGTCAGAAACAACGcacatttatttgttaaaccCAAAAATCCCAAGTCACAACCTTATAACCGACTTAATCGAAACAAACTCATGCAAGCATTGTTCCCGTTAACCTCCATATGTTAGTAAAGGCCCTTACTCAATGTCCATTAGAATCTACAAACAGAAACACATTAAggtaaggtatttatttttcattcaccTAATTTCCACAAtctcatgtttttttaaatgagcaaacgagcagacgagccaccTGATGGGAAGCATGTTAGGTCAGGGCCATATTTTGAAGCatcaattattatattgttatttttttataattacatgaGAAGTCCTTATAGTTCACCAGTTGACTCCATTTCGCGCTTGGTTATTTAATTAGATTTAACTTGTTTTAGTCAAATGCATCTCGAAGTAGGTATGAGCGGTTGAGCCAATATTTGGCTGAAAATAAAAGTCAAATCTCAAATGTGTACTTGAATTTTTACAAAACTAATAAACCAATAGTGTTTTTAATGAAAACTGCCAAAACTTAGAAAAATCCGATTTTTTGCAGGTTCTTACACACAATACAACGCAGGCAGCATAACTTTTAAGTTTTCAAAACATAGTTTCACTCTCCTCCTTCAAGGACTCcaaataatatactaaaatgATATACATCACGCTTTGCATTTAGATTATTTTCTTGACATTTGACTGGCCTATGTTTCACAAgcccaataaataatattgaaaagtCCGTATCTAGGATGCGGGCACCCCTGTAGATTCAGGATTTCAGGAGTAACAGCGAAACACGACCGTACTAAAAACCATTTAATTCGACAAGATCGATACATGAGATACCCTCCACCTATTTTCATAATGACTTAAAACTACCCCATACATTACACCCTCTCACTGAATTATGACTAAACCATCCATTCGATCAATCCAGAAAAATGTTAAAGTATTCATACAAAGCATAGTACCGAACCAAATTTCTAGCTTGGTCGAATAGTCATAAATTttttacatactcgtattaaatattaacaaaatataggtaatattaaCAAATGTTTTTACTTAACAATGTCTACAATGTTATAGATTACTCTCACGTTAATCAATTTCAAAACCATATCGGTTAGGTGGCTTAGTGGGACGTGGTCTCAAGGTTGGTCTAGTTACCGAAGACTGTGACTGCGCAGGTGGGTCAGTTCCATGTTCCCCTAATACTGACGTCGGCGCGCCGTCTGCGCCAGGACTCGGCTCAGAGGACGGTTCATTCGGGTGAGGCAAATCCAAAAACGAATTCCATCTACTTTTAATTTGATCTACATGTCGTTTCATAGGGGGACCGTTTTCCCTAGATACTATGTAATTACGTGACCCTAATTGTTGGTCGACTTGCCCACTAATCCAATTCCTTCCTTCCCTAAAATCTCGCGTCCATACCCTATCTCCCACGTTAAAATGTCTGTCCGCTCCGCCCGAATTATACACCTGCCGCTGTTGCATGTCACGCGCGCGGCGTTCCACCTCCCGCGCGTCTTTCAATAACTCTAACCTCGTACGTAAGGTCCTAAACTGCAGCAGCATGGCTGGTGAAGAACCTGTACTGCTGTGCTCAACATTCCTATACATCATTAAGTAGGACTGTAAAGCCGAATCCACGTTATGGCCCTCTCTTACTGCTTTTTTTATCGTTCGTTTGCATAATTTTACCGCTCCTTCCGCCGCACCGTTAGACGACGGATGATAGGCAGGTGAATACGTGATTTTAATTCCATTATGTTCTAAAAAATGCTTGTACTCTCTACTCGTAAATGGCGGCCCATTGTCTGATACTACCTCAAGAGGTAAACCAAAACGAGCAAACGTTTCCTCCAAAACCTTAATAACTGAGGAAGCAGTGGTCTTGGGCATTGCAAATGCTTCTATCCATTTAGTACTAGAATCTATAAGCACAAGATATGTTTTACCTCCGAGAGGACccaaaaaatctaaatgtaaCCTTGACCAAGGTTCGGGTATGTATGACCACGGCTGCGGTGCAGTACGCGGGGGTGCCATCCCCTCTGCTGCGCATGTAGCACACTCATGACAAATACGTTCTATATCCGCGAGGGTATCTCATGTGGAAGTCCTTGCTTCCCAGATGGTGTACCCCTGCTGAGCTGCTTTTCACATTAGGACATACGCGTTTCAAATGACCTTCCTTATTGCAGACTCgacaaacatacattttaaacttgcaGCTTTCTGCCGCGTGCTGACCTCCGCAAACCCGGCAACACCCTTTTGCGCCCTCCGTGCCTATAACCGAGTTTTTTATCCGCCAGCCTCCGCCGTTTAGTTTGCCACTCcaaccgccgccgccgccaccacgACCAGCCGTGCTCCCGTTCGTCGAGTTACGCGAAGTACTATCGTTCGGCGCGCGCCCACTGGCCCGCCCTCGCCCCGAATTTCTCATTTGATGTACTGACGCTGTGTTTTCTCCGGAACCATTCCCTCGACTGCTGCCCCGATGCCCCCGATGCTCTACAAGCGCTGCGTCTGCCTCCGCCATCTCCAACGTCACCGCGAGCTTAAATGCTTTGTCGAATTTAATGTCATCTTCTGCAAATAACCGCTGTCGTATACTGTCTCGCGCTAACCCACATACGAACTGATCTCGTAAGTTTTCTTGTAAACTATCGCCCACGAATTTACAAtcttttgtcaatttttttagtGCGGCCGCGTATTCTCCAACACTTTCATCACTACTTTGTATCCGTCGCCTAAATTTAAATCGTTCTGCCAATAAACTAGGTTTAGGTTGCAAATGTTCCTTCATAATTGTCACCAACTCTTTAAAAGTCTTTGTAGACGGTTTTACTGGCATACACAAATTTGCCATCAAGGCATACGCGTCGCCGCCAATCACTGTAATCAAGGTCGCCACTTTCACATTATCTTCCACTGCATTTGCAATGAAAGATTGCTCCAAGCGATCTATATAATAATCCCAACTGTCCTTATCCAAATCGAACGGCCCGATTTTGCCGACCGCCGTTGTCATTATTAGCactaatttattattacacGCCACAATATTTTACACTCGCGAGTAAGTTCCTTTATCGTCGCCACTGAAAAGTCCGTATCTAGGATGCGGGCACCCCTGTAGATTCAGGATTTCAGGAGTAACAGCGAAACACGACCGTACTAAAAACCATTTAATTCGACAAGATCGATACATGAGATACCCTCCACCTATTTTCATAATGACTTAAAACTACCCCatacattacaaatataaataatgtgttgTTTTCTAAGCTCCCGTTAATGGAAACATGGAGTCGACATTATCTTTGCGTTACATTGTAATATATCAGCACCGTCACAACATGCTGGTAGAGTACAGACAACATACTACAAGGTTTTTATAGGGATTCTAACACTTGTCTTGAGCATGCATCCCTAGTTCCTATACCTACTTAACACATAAACTTTGGTAATATGAAGTGACTGTCGATTCTCAATCATTTGTGGATTGTATTTATTTGGGCACAAAGTGTACAATCGCTGTCAAATGTTAAATTAcatcaatataaaattataaataaactatgtatacttatatattaatatcTATCTATAGGTATGTTAATCATTGTAACCTATCCAATTGAATTTGTACGTAAACTTTGCTTAATTTCAATATTAACCAGAGAACGGCTTCTTTATAGGTTTTATCTTGCTCAAAACTATCACAGAGACCTCACCTAACAACCTATAACCAGAAATTTAATTAAgtctatacaaaataaaattcctGAATGGGCCGCAATCAATTGTCTACTTTATTACTCACACTAACTCTGTACATTGCGTACAAACAAAGACAGTTTGTGGCCTTGTTTCGCAGTGACTACTTACTTTGCGACGTATCTATGTCTgaaattatcttaaaaataaaccttatggTAAGTAAATTAATGCTGGTTATCGAATTATTTCATTAGGTAAAATGCGAGAATGCGAAAGTAACCGGACGTAGGTATGTCAAACGCATTATGTAAGTAGATCCGCGGAGGCGAGGCGTGTGCGCACTCTGAAAGTGAAAGCTTTTCGATCATCACGACCGCTCGTATAATACAACCCTAattagcttactgtgggatttatcACTTTACAATGAGGGATAATAAGAAATCTCCTACAATGAGGAAGTTTAGTGATAATTTGTTCTACTATGGGATGAAGTTGCAAACGCATATAAAGTTCTACTATTATTATAACGTAAGTTATGTCACTTGTGTCATAGTGTTATTATTTGTGATCTAATAGGATAACGTCTATTTCGTGAAGATGGCCGAATATTAAGTACCTAACCGTTATCGAATATCGAAGCAAATGTACccacgtacagtcagcaatactattatagcttagcacctttgcatacaaacttttATGCAGGACGGGTactttttctctgcagctgacagCTGACTATACTAGACAAGAAgcagttttaaaattataacctATTTTTTTCATAGAATTACATGATGACAagggtaaaaaaaatgtttttttattacactcGCTCATAAAGGGTGCTATTTGCAGGTTTAGCGGGAGTAATATAGCAAAATATAAATTGCTAGGGAGTGAtggatttttctttaattatatcATCATTATGAACCAAGGAggttataagttaaatatttatttaaaatcaagcTATAAAGTTATACAAACATTATTGTGTATGAAAATTGTATACTCGAGTCATAAAAACCGTCTGCACTCCGCAGTGCGCCGCGCATCATGTTCCTATTGACTCCCGTTGATAATGTTGCCCATACCTCCCCTAATGCACAATGTAGATACATACAATTATctcataaataatttacaaaattcacttacatgagatacACTAATATAACAACACTTTTAAggctatttaattttataacgaTTAATGCGAGTATAAATTCTATAAGATTTTGTTATGCATGGTTCCATAAAACCTGTTTGAAGTAACGTgactaaaacaaaatatttaaaagcctAATAACATAATTTGTTACTAATTATGTCGTAAATTAACATAAGTTATTAGAGACGAGACCAATTCGACATTTACGACATTAACTTAGGTAACCCTGCTCTCAAAGTTTTCTTGACACTACTAGTAGGTAGTATTTAAAGTAGTGATGCAACGAATACGAACACGAAGATTCGTATTTGCCGAATAATAAAAAGGTAGTATATCATTCGGAATTTCTAAcgcactaaaataaataaaaattcccTGATCATCAACACGAAagtttaaatatgtaaaatattacaaatgtattcaaaattaatactttttcgCATGTGTCGCTTAAAATCATCAGCTAAAGTAAAAACAC
The nucleotide sequence above comes from Cydia pomonella isolate Wapato2018A chromosome 2, ilCydPomo1, whole genome shotgun sequence. Encoded proteins:
- the LOC133530645 gene encoding uncharacterized protein LOC133530645, encoding MTTAVGKIGPFDLDKDSWDYYIDRLEQSFIANAVEDNVKVATLITVIGGDAYALMANLCMPVKPSTKTFKELVTIMKEHLQPKPSLLAERFKFRRRIQSSDESVGEYAAALKKLTKDCKFVGDSLQENLRDQFVCGLARDSIRQRLFAEDDIKFDKAFKLAVTLEMAEADAALVEHRGHRGSSRGNGSGENTASVHQMRNSGRGRASGRAPNDSTSRNSTNGSTAGRGGGGGGWSGKLNGGGWRIKNSVIGTEGAKGCCRVCGGQHAAESCKFKMYVCRVCNKEGHLKRVCPNVKSSSAGVHHLGSKDFHMRYPRGYRTYLS